The following are encoded in a window of Colius striatus isolate bColStr4 chromosome 25, bColStr4.1.hap1, whole genome shotgun sequence genomic DNA:
- the LOC133627769 gene encoding non-structural maintenance of chromosomes element 4 homolog A-like translates to MSEAHGNGDFPSSPTPGSSCGAVRGRFSLPSPRGRGAVAAIEEEEEEPEAPGEQPAAAGDEHGRGLIRRWYRELICSLQQNREDMLGSKTNRLIESLVEANQLFTGVSHPREAALDAQFLVLASHLGQEAASELHSDGTAFDSAAFAGDVLTFMGINDIEESPEGTSGGCLPGNAWHRLGEEAEKHFRRAPTFHYMLGTFKSDPPVPRQWIERQKKAGDGEEKRARLAQLKETEVAPEEATEKAVERILGLLRAYFHSDANTPISFFDFVIDPNSFARTVENLFHVSFLIKDGFARITLDEDKLPIIEPCEEDEGREDARRSPSRNPAVISLSHEEWKKVIEAFEITEPMITPPCARDEDEMETA, encoded by the exons ATGTCGGAGGCGCATGGAAACGGCGATTTTCCCTCCTCGCCGACTCCAGGCTCGAGCTGCGGCGCGGTGCGAGGCCGGTTCTCGCTGCCGTCCCCTCGGGGCCGCGGCGCCGTGGCCGCCAtcgaggaggaggaagaggagccgGAGGCGCCGGGCGAGCAGCCCGCGGCCGCCGGCGATGAGCACGGGAGGGGGCTGATCCGGCGCTGGTACCGGGAGCTCATCTGCAGCCTGCAGC AAAATCGTGAGGATATGCTGGGTTCAAAAACCAACAGACTGATAGAATCTTTGGTAGAAGCCAATCAGCTGTTCACTGGAG TTTCCCACCCACGAGAGGCTGCCCTGGATGCCCAGTTTCTTGTCTTAGCATCACACCTGGGACAGGAGGCGGCCAGTGAGTTGCACTCTGACGGGACAGCTTTTGATTCAGCAGCATTTGCAGGAGACGTG CTAACCTTCATGGGAATAAATGATATAGAAGAAAGTCCTGAAGGCACTTCAGGTGGCTGTTTGCCTGGTAATGCCTGGCATAGACTGggagaagaagcagagaaacacTTCAGAAGAGCACCCACTTTTCACTATAT GTTGGGAACTTTCAAGTCTGATCCTCCTGTACCAAGGCAATGGattgagaggcagaaaaaggctggagatggagaagaaaaaagagcacGGCTTGCCCAG TTAAAGGAAACGGAGGTGGCTCCTGAGGAAGCCACAGAAAAAGCCGTAGAGAGGATCTTGGGGTTACTGCGAGCTTATTTTCACAGTGATG CCAATACACCCATTTCCTTCTTCGACTTTGTGATCGATCCAAACTCTTTTGCACGCACGGTGGAAAACCTGTTCCACGTGTCCTTCCTGATAAAG GATGGTTTTGCAAGAATAACACTGGATGAGGATAAATTGCCAATAATAG AGCCTTGTGAAGAGGACGAGGGAAGGGAGGATGCCCGTAGGTCTCCGTCACGGAACCCGGCTGTCATATCTCTGAGCCATGAGGAGTGGAAG AAGGTCATTGAAGCATTTGAAATAACAGAGCCCATGATTACCCCTCCTTGTGCCAGAGATGAAGATGAAATGGAGACAGCTTAA
- the LOC133627770 gene encoding HAUS augmin-like complex subunit 8, whose product EVALSAVLSEGRREGRVPGSLNQSSFEKGDLQSTLLDEDKGSRPELDLSAVTDRSACEETHHSKPVCKGATGTRKSRAKKVSLTAFMCVFKRNDDDDVIEELESLTLLLTYLRIKAEKNLAELEKKREENLLRLCEEKERQQEKLWELKREILLKEREHRLEEALDKQMDVLSPLVAVCEQFKEQYKNFATSLDAARHKLPIRNIHIEGDALTYLDGLQKELTVTQELLAEIMPCYSEESAQVFGVLKDLKEVSQKLDQEIQRSSTQVQNLAFEVSKEVSLCNQRKCEEQHGPDVVRDWYFG is encoded by the exons GAAGTCGCGCTATCTGCAGTGCTTTCAGAAGGACGGCGAGAAG GTCGTGTCCCTGGCTCATTAAACCAAAGCAGTTTTGAGAAAGGTGACTTGCAATCCACTTTATTAGATGAAGATAAAGGTAGTCGACCAGAGCTTGATCTTTCAGCTGTTACTG ATAGAAGTGCTTGTGAAGAGACTCATCATTCAAAACCTGTTTGCAAAGGAGCTACTGGGACACGTAAAAGCCGAGCAAAAAAGGTGAGTCTCACTGCTTTCATGTGTGTCTTT aagcgaaatgatgatgatgatgtgatTGAAGAGCTGGAGTCTCTGACACTGCTTTTAACTTACCTAAGAATAAAG gcagaaaaaaatcttgctgagctggagaaaaaaagagaagagaactTGTTAAGGTTAtgtgaagaaaaggagagacaaCAGGAGAAGCTCTGGGAGCTGAAGCGTGAAATTCTACTCAAAGAGAGAGAGCACAGACTAGAGGAAGCATTAGACAAACAG ATGGATGTACTTTCCCCCCTTGTTGCTGTTTGTGAACAGTTTAAGGAGCAATATAAAAACTTTGCTACTTCGCTGGATGCCGCTAGACATAAATTACCCATCAGGAATATTCACATAGAAGGAGATGCACTAACATACCTTG ATGGCCTGCAGAAGGAGTTAactgtcacacaggaacttctgGCAGAAATTATGCCATGCTACTCAGAAGAAAGTGCACAAGTGTTTGGGGTACTGAAAGACCTTAAAGAAGTCTCTCAGAAACTGGATCAAGAGATTCAAAG GAGCTCCACACAAGTGCAGAACCTGGCGTTTGAAgttagtaaagaagtttctctgtgtaaccaaagaaaatgtgaagagcAGCATGGACCAGATGTTGTAAGAGACTGGTACTTCGGCTAA